A single region of the Armatimonadota bacterium genome encodes:
- a CDS encoding HicB family protein yields MRQVLLYKDEDDFWVAECPSLPGCATQGRSREEALENIREAIRGYVAVLQEDNLPVPEERFEAMVVVV; encoded by the coding sequence ATGCGACAGGTGTTACTCTACAAGGACGAGGACGATTTCTGGGTTGCCGAATGCCCCAGTCTGCCCGGATGCGCCACACAGGGTAGAAGCCGGGAAGAAGCGCTGGAAAACATCCGGGAGGCGATAAGGGGCTACGTTGCAGTACTGCAAGAAGACAACCTGCCAGTTCCTGAAGAGCGCTTTGAGGCGATGGTGGTTGTTGTATGA
- the carA gene encoding carbamoyl-phosphate synthase small chain produces the protein MKALLALEDGVTFEGEAIGAPGTVVGEVVFNTGMTGYQEILTDPSYAGQIVTLTYPLIGNYGINEEDDESRRIQVSALVVREACEHPSNWRARWTLREHLQGKGIPGIHRIDTRALTRRLRAAGVMMGILTTELTREEALRHLQASPRYEQFNYVRMVTTPEPYVWDAEGMKPVDAPVLPGTRYRLTLIDCGLKYNILRRFAALGSRVTVLPCTATAEDILATHPDGVALSPGPGDPALLGDIVQQVRRLVGKVPLFGICLGNQLVGAAFGAKTFKLKFGHRGCNHPVKDLRSGQVTITSQNHGYAVDPSGLEPGMEVWQINLNDGTVEGLRHTSLPIFTLQYHPEASPGPRDSDPYFAEFLRLIDESKG, from the coding sequence GGCTATCAGGAGATACTCACCGACCCCTCGTATGCCGGGCAGATTGTCACGCTGACCTATCCGCTCATCGGCAACTACGGGATCAACGAGGAGGACGACGAATCTCGGCGCATTCAGGTCTCCGCGCTGGTAGTACGGGAGGCGTGTGAACATCCCAGCAACTGGCGTGCCCGCTGGACGCTGCGCGAACACCTGCAGGGGAAAGGTATCCCGGGTATTCATCGCATCGATACGCGCGCCCTCACGCGCCGGCTGCGTGCGGCAGGGGTGATGATGGGTATCCTGACCACCGAGCTGACCCGCGAGGAGGCGCTGCGCCATTTGCAGGCGTCACCCCGTTACGAGCAGTTCAACTATGTGCGCATGGTTACCACACCGGAGCCTTATGTCTGGGATGCGGAGGGAATGAAGCCGGTAGATGCACCGGTACTGCCCGGCACGCGCTACCGCCTCACGCTGATAGACTGCGGACTGAAGTACAATATCCTCAGGAGGTTCGCCGCGCTGGGCAGTCGGGTGACGGTGTTGCCCTGCACGGCTACGGCGGAGGACATACTGGCGACGCATCCCGACGGAGTCGCCCTCTCGCCGGGACCTGGCGACCCCGCCCTGCTGGGCGACATTGTGCAGCAGGTGCGCCGGCTGGTAGGCAAAGTGCCCCTTTTCGGCATCTGCCTGGGCAATCAGCTGGTGGGAGCAGCCTTCGGCGCGAAGACCTTCAAACTGAAGTTCGGGCATCGGGGGTGCAATCACCCCGTCAAGGACCTGCGCTCCGGGCAGGTGACGATTACTTCGCAGAACCACGGATACGCCGTGGACCCGTCAGGGCTGGAACCGGGCATGGAAGTGTGGCAGATTAACCTGAACGACGGCACGGTGGAAGGCTTGCGCCATACATCGCTGCCTATCTTCACCTTGCAGTATCATCCGGAGGCGTCGCCCGGCCCGCGCGACAGCGATCCGTACTTCGCGGAGTTTTTGCGGCTCATTGACGAGAGCAAAGGATAG